A genomic window from Lotus japonicus ecotype B-129 chromosome 1, LjGifu_v1.2 includes:
- the LOC130724431 gene encoding agamous-like MADS-box protein AGL80 → MRGRVNLVYNSNEDARRATYLRRKKGLLKKLKELTILSGGIDACALIYSEFDDQPEKWPSSPSELQRIITKFRSYPELEQGKKMLNQESLLDELILKANEKLAKRERKNREIQMSLRMFELLTNENIIQTMSKYDLNQLAWTIDEKLKQVDQRIVDLNNNASTSQSHAQTTDGAIRQGEAQAQVVDPTLVAANGAIMQGEAQAQVADPTLVENGAIMQGEAQAQVADGASMQAEAHVNHGQSDEMNKKATQDFSSFLKHINGGDNDSSA, encoded by the coding sequence ATGCGAGGTAGAGTGAATCTTGTGTACAATTCTAATGAAGATGCAAGGAGGGCAACATACTTGAGAAGGAAAAAGGGCCTACTAAAAAAGCTTAAAGAACTCACCATCCTTTCTGGTGGGATTGATGCATGTGCTCTGATTTATAGTGAGTTTGATGACCAACCAGAGAAATGGCCATCATCCCCATCAGAGCTTCAAAGAATAATCACAAAGTTCAGGAGTTATCCGGAATTGGAGCAGGGTAAGAAGATGTTAAACCAGGAGAGCTTGTTGGATGAATTGATTCTGAAGGCCAATGAGAAATTAGCAAAAAGGGAGAGGAAGAACAGGGAGATACAGATGTCCTTGCGCATGTTTGAACTATTGACCAATGAAAATATCATTCAAACTATGAGCAAGTATGACTTGAATCAATTGGCTTGGACAATTGATGAGAAGTTAAAGCAAGTAGATCAGAGGATCGTTGACCTAAACAATAATGCTTCAACTTCTCAGAGCCACGCTCAAACGACAGATGGAGCAATTAGGCAAGGAGAGGCACAAGCTCAAGTGGTAGATCCAACATTGGTGGCTGCAAATGGAGCAATTATGCAGGGGGAGGCACAAGCTCAAGTGGCAGATCCAACATTAGTGGAGAATGGAGCAATTATGCAAGGAGAGGCACAAGCTCAAGTGGCAGATGGAGCAAGTATGCAAGCAGAGGCACATGTAAATCATGGCCAAAGTGATGAAATGAACAAGAAAGCCACACAAGATTTTTCGTCTTTTCTTAAGCATATCAATGGTGGAGACAATGATTCTTCAGCTTAG
- the LOC130733595 gene encoding uncharacterized protein LOC130733595, with amino-acid sequence MNRSFRAQESQMQGSWKRQLGLLKPPSSRVKDNDDELALFLEMRRRENERNGVLLRASNRELADSPPLGSSNQGNSPSMSISSSGQGPVLKTGVDDFLNFEDDKNDYEWLLTPPGTPRFPSLEMETQKTVKSQLDAPTTRPTALTSRLANPPSELIGRNNLVSKKPASSPGMTSSGGGTRRPSSSGNQGPRPATPTGRPTLTTASKSRPSTPTSRAPVSSTRTMVSSTKPVVFPTKSMVTKTTTVPAAKPTVPSRSSTPMSRSAARSSTPTSRPALPASRSTSRASTPSRRPSTPSNIPTVSAPSVKTSSIPKPAPAVSRQPVPSRGTSPTVGSRSWKPSEMPGFSLDAPPNLRTTIPERSLSTTRGRPGAPASRSSSVGPASGGRPKRQSCSPSRGRSSNGISHTSGSSMPAVNRGYSKVNDNDSPVLMGTKMVERVINMRKLPPSRLEVKIYPHSNLPGKPSSSPDNSGFGRSLSKKSLDMAIRHMDIRQRAPGNLRRPLMTNIPASSMYSVRSSPRHSQTVSYSGSPHATSSNAGSEVSVDQNGLCIYNETDDDIVGERGDRSPSSVRYR; translated from the exons ATGAATCGGAGCTTCAGGGCGCAGGAATCGCAAATGCAAGGTTCGTGGAAGCGCCAATTGGGGCTTCTGAAACCGCCGTCTTCGCGCGTCAAGGACAATGACGACGAGCTCGCCTTGTTCCTTGAGATGAGGAGACGCGAGAACGAGCGCAACGGTGTTCTGCTCCGCGCCTCCAACCGCGAGCTTGCTGATTCACCACCGTTAG GCTCTTCAAATCAGGGCAATTCTCCCTCTATGAGCATTTCATCATCTGGGCAAGGTCCTGTGCTTAAGACTGGTGTTGATGATTTTCTCAATTTTGAAGATGATAAGAACGATTATGAATG GCTTCTAACCCCCCCTGGGACTCCCCGCTTTCCTTCTTTGGAGATGGAAACTCAAAAAACTGTTAAGAGTCAGCTTGATGCTCCGACCACACGTCCGACAGCATTAACATCTAGA TTGGCAAATCCTCCATCAGAGCTTATTGGAAGGAACAACTTGGTATCTAAAAAACCAGCTTCCTCTCCTGGGATGACCTCCTCAGGTGGTGGCACTAGGAGGCCCTCTTCATCAGGGAATCAAGGACCAAGACCTGCGACTCCTACTGGACGGCCTACATTGACCACTGCTTCAAAATCTAGACCATCAACACCTACTTCACGAGCACCCGTTTCCTCAACTAGGACAATGGTATCCTCAACCAAGCCTGTGGTTTTTCCTACTAAGAGTATGGTCACCAAAACTACTACAGTCCCTGCAGCTAAACCCACAGTTCCATCTAGGTCCTCTACACCTATGTCAAGATCTGCTGCAAGATCTTCAACGCCAACTAGCAGGCCTGCCTTACCTGCTTCCAGGTCCACATCAAGGGCCTCAACTCCCTCTAGGCGACCATCTACCCCATCAAATATACCCACCGTATCTGCTCCTTCAGTTAAGACTTCTTCAATCCCCAAGCCAGCCCCTGCAGTGTCAAGGCAGCCAGTACCATCACGTGGCACTTCACCTACAGTGGGATCGAGATCATGGAAGCCATCTGAGATGCCTGGCTTTTCACTTGATGCTCCACCCAATTTGAGGACAACGATTCCAGAAAGGTCACTTTCAACAACTAGGGGGAGACCGGGAGCACCTGCTTCAAGGTCTTCATCTGTTGGGCCTGCTTCTGGTGGCAGACCAAAGCGGCAATCATGCTCTCCTTCAAGAGGGAGGTCTTCCAATGGCATTTCTCATACAAGTGGTAGCTCTATGCCTGCGGTTAACCGGGGTTACTCCAAAGTAAATGACAATGACAGTCCTGTTCTAATGGGAACTAAAATGGTCGAGAGGGTAATAAATATGAGGAAACTACCACCTTCTCGACTGGAAGTCAAAATTTATCCCCATAGTAATCTGCCTGGCAAGCCATCTTCATCCCCAGACAACTCTGGTTTTGGAAGATCACTCTCAAAGAAATCCTTGGATATGGCTATTAGGCATATG GATATAAGACAACGGGCTCCAGGAAATTTACGGCGGCCATTAATGACTAACATTCCAGCATCTTCAATGTATAGTGTGCGGTCAAGTCCTCGGCATAGCCAAACTGTCAGTTACTCAGGCTCACCTCATGCCACTAGCAGTAATGCTGGTTCTGAGGTGAGTGTAGACCAAAATGGTCTTTGTATCTATAATGAAACAGATGATGATATTGTCGGTGAGAGAGGTGATCGATCTCCTTCCAGTGTTCGATACAGGTAA
- the LOC130733594 gene encoding protein yippee-like, translated as MGRLFAVHLEGRVYSCKHCRTHLALCEDIVSKSFQSRHGKAYLFSKVVNVSLGEKEDRNMLTGIHTVADIFCVGCGSIVGWTYETAHEKSQKYKEGKSVIERFKVSGPDGSNYWVSREAHISGSDADDV; from the exons ATGGGGAGGTTGTTTGCGGTTCATCTGGAAGGGAGAGTCTATAGCTGTAAACACTGTCGGACCCATCTTGCTCTTTGTGAAGACATCGTCTCCaag TCTTTCCAGTCCAGACATGGGAAAGCTTATCTCTTCAGTAAGGT AGTGAATGTTTCCCTTGGAGAAAAAGAGGATAGGAATATGCTCACTGGGATACATACTGTGGCTGACATTTTCTGTGTGGGTTGTGGATCAATTGTGGGTTGGACATAC GAAACTGCTCATGAAAAAAGCCAGAAGTACAAGGAAGGAAAATCTGTTATTGAACG GTTCAAGGTGTCAGGTCCTGATGGCAGCAATTATTGGGTGAGCCGTGAAGCTCATATTAGTGGAAGTGATGCAGATGATGTTTAG
- the LOC130731599 gene encoding uncharacterized protein LOC130731599 has protein sequence MENQKVQPFQTTQEQDSTMEETRRPSMPTATAATEKKTELHPRLLSFLEKDNSFLTPWSWDNSTAASTSTKEKEYIQFPPGSYFHTQIFDLPERDQGRRSQGSGSLISKPCTQTQSKEG, from the exons ATGGAGAACCAAAAAGTGCAACCATTCCAAACAACACAAGAACAAGATTCAACTATGGAGGAAACAAGAAGGCCATCAATGCCTACGGCTACTGCTGCTACGGAGAAGAAGACTGAGCTTCACCCAAGACTGCTATCTTTTCTTGAGAAAGATAACTCCTTTCTCACTCCTTGGAGTTGGGATAATTCCACAGCTGCTTCAACTTCAACCAAAGAGAAGGAGTACATTCAATTTCCTCCTGGATCCTATTTTCATACTCAA ATATTTGACTTGCCTGAGCGTGATCAAGGAAGAAGGAGTCAAGGATCTGGGAGTTTAATTTCTAAGCCATGCACCCAAACTCAGTCTAAAGAGGGTTGA